From the genome of Psychrilyobacter atlanticus DSM 19335, one region includes:
- the secF gene encoding protein translocase subunit SecF, with translation MKIKIIENRKKFFTFSTILVVLALSALVFKGVNYGLDFTGGNLIQVKFEKTMELKELNPILNEISKEIPQLDNNSRKVQVSDDNVVIVRTPEMSEDVKNNFMKTLEEKAGKYDLLRSDKVGASVGEELKSTAIIALLVGLILIVGYITIRFEFKFALAAVLALFHDVIIAVGGIALLGYEVNTPFIAAVLTILGYSINDTIVVFDRIREVLKKKKVSTLGEAVDLSVNQTLTRSINTSFTTFLAVLAILIFGGASLKVFITTLLIGVLIGTYSSIFLASPVIYLLDKDEKLSDIGHN, from the coding sequence GTGAAAATAAAAATAATTGAAAATAGAAAAAAATTCTTTACATTCTCAACTATATTAGTGGTATTAGCTTTATCTGCATTGGTATTTAAAGGTGTAAACTATGGTCTTGATTTTACTGGTGGTAACCTTATCCAGGTTAAGTTTGAAAAAACTATGGAACTGAAGGAATTGAATCCAATATTGAATGAAATTTCTAAGGAAATTCCACAGTTAGACAATAACAGCAGGAAAGTGCAGGTCTCTGATGATAACGTAGTTATCGTAAGAACACCAGAGATGAGCGAGGATGTAAAAAATAACTTTATGAAGACTTTGGAAGAAAAAGCCGGAAAATATGATCTCTTGAGATCTGACAAGGTTGGAGCTTCTGTAGGAGAAGAATTAAAGAGTACAGCAATAATAGCGTTACTTGTTGGGTTAATCTTAATAGTTGGATATATTACTATTAGATTTGAATTTAAATTTGCACTAGCAGCAGTATTAGCTCTTTTCCATGATGTGATAATCGCTGTAGGAGGAATTGCATTATTAGGGTATGAAGTAAATACACCATTTATAGCTGCAGTTTTAACTATCTTAGGATATTCTATAAATGATACAATTGTAGTCTTTGATAGAATCAGAGAAGTACTTAAAAAGAAGAAGGTAAGTACGTTAGGTGAAGCAGTAGATCTAAGTGTTAACCAGACTTTGACTAGATCGATCAATACTTCGTTTACAACATTCTTAGCAGTTCTGGCTATCTTAATATTTGGAGGAGCTAGTTTAAAGGTGTTTATCACAACTCTATTGATAGGAGTATTAATAGGAACATACTCATCTATCTTCTTGGCCAGTCCAGTTATCTATCTATTAGATAAGGATGAAAAGTTAAGCGACATTGGACATAATTAA
- a CDS encoding class I SAM-dependent rRNA methyltransferase, translated as MARVMLKKGKEKKIQNFYPNVFKDEIKQIMGTVKTGDIVDICSEDLTFIGRGYVVENTNALVRVLTTKEETIDKKFILNKIKVAYDKRKYLNEETNCVRVFFSEADGIPGLIVDKFDKYLSVQFRNSGVEAFRQEIINALKKVTKTKGIYERSDVENRTHEGVEQKTGVIYGDIPDRVTMEDNGLKYTVDIVDGQKTGFFLDQRDSRKFIRPFLNSNTRFLDVFSSSGGFSVAALAEGCEKVVAVDKNPHALELCLENYELNGFENKFEVVEGDAFSILKTLSNRGEKYDVITLDPPSLIKKKIDIQRGRDFFYKLCVDSFKMMETGGILGVITCAYHMSLEDIMEVTRMAASKNGLCLEVIGINYQPADHPWVLHVPETLYLKALWVRVIER; from the coding sequence ATGGCAAGAGTTATGTTGAAAAAAGGTAAAGAAAAGAAGATTCAGAATTTTTATCCAAATGTATTTAAAGATGAGATAAAGCAAATAATGGGAACAGTTAAAACTGGAGATATAGTAGATATATGCAGTGAAGACCTTACATTTATTGGTCGTGGATATGTTGTAGAAAATACCAATGCTTTGGTAAGAGTTTTAACAACTAAGGAAGAAACTATAGATAAGAAGTTTATATTAAATAAGATAAAGGTTGCATATGATAAAAGAAAATATTTAAATGAAGAAACTAATTGTGTCAGAGTATTTTTCTCAGAAGCTGATGGAATACCAGGATTAATTGTAGATAAATTTGACAAATATTTGTCGGTACAATTTAGAAATTCAGGTGTAGAAGCATTTCGTCAAGAGATCATAAATGCGTTAAAAAAAGTGACAAAAACAAAGGGAATCTATGAGAGAAGTGATGTGGAAAATAGAACTCATGAGGGAGTAGAACAAAAGACAGGAGTAATATATGGTGATATTCCAGATAGAGTTACCATGGAAGATAACGGTTTAAAGTATACAGTAGATATAGTTGACGGACAAAAAACTGGTTTTTTCTTGGATCAAAGAGATTCTAGAAAATTCATAAGACCATTTTTAAATTCGAATACTAGATTTTTAGATGTATTTTCATCTAGTGGTGGATTTTCTGTAGCTGCTCTTGCTGAGGGGTGTGAAAAAGTTGTAGCTGTGGATAAAAATCCCCATGCTTTAGAACTATGCTTAGAAAACTATGAATTAAATGGTTTTGAAAATAAATTTGAAGTGGTAGAAGGAGATGCTTTTTCTATCTTAAAAACTCTATCAAATAGAGGGGAAAAATATGATGTAATAACTTTGGATCCTCCTTCACTTATCAAGAAAAAAATAGATATACAGAGAGGAAGAGATTTCTTCTACAAACTATGTGTAGACAGTTTTAAGATGATGGAAACAGGGGGAATTTTAGGAGTTATAACTTGTGCTTACCATATGAGTTTAGAGGATATAATGGAAGTGACAAGGATGGCAGCTTCTAAAAATGGACTATGTTTAGAGGTAATAGGAATAAATTATCAGCCTGCAGATCATCCATGGGTATTACATGTGCCGGAAACACTATATTTAAAAGCTCTTTGGGTAAGAGTTATTGAAAGATAG